The following are encoded together in the Zygosaccharomyces rouxii strain CBS732 chromosome C complete sequence genome:
- the MRPL36 gene encoding mitochondrial 54S ribosomal protein bL31m (similar to uniprot|P36531 Saccharomyces cerevisiae YBR122C MRPL36 Mitochondrial ribosomal protein of the large subunit) gives MLRSLVLKRCASSGPPQGSSQLSIPRRPARKIRLGKARPAIYHQFDVLVELSDGSVVRRRSQFPKNEIRLIQDQRNNPLWNPTRTDLVVVDANASGKVDRFKQKYGSLFSSEDKSKGVQQEEQPSTKKAEPEAEVAAEDEDEFGMDDYLSLLNDSSKQIKTGKLATKKRDKK, from the coding sequence ATGCTCAGATCATTGGTATTAAAGAGGTGTGCCTCTTCTGGTCCCCCTCAAGGATCCAGTCAACTGTCGATACCTAGAAGACCCGCTAGAAAGATCCGCCTTGGTAAAGCCAGGCCTGCAATTTATCACCAATTCGATGTGTTAGTAGAACTGAGTGATGGTAGTGTAGTGAGGAGGAGGTCCCAGTTTCCTaagaatgaaattagaTTGATTCAAGACCAGAGAAATAATCCATTGTGGAATCCAACTAGAACGGATCTGGTGGTAGTAGACGCTAATGCAAGTGGTAAAGTGGATAGATTTAAGCAAAAATATGGCTCTCTATTTTCTAGCGAGGATAAATCTAAGGGTGTGCAGCAAGAAGAACAGCCTAGTACAAAGAAGGCAGaacctgaagctgaagTTGCAGctgaagacgaagatgaatttggtaTGGATGACTACCTGTCGCTGTTGAACGATAGTTCTAAACAGATCAAGACCGGTAAATTGGCTACCAAGAAGAGGGATAAGAAATga